The following coding sequences lie in one Myxococcus xanthus genomic window:
- a CDS encoding aldo/keto reductase, with translation MRTRRQFLSAAATGAAAFAAAPLLASAAGEGAVMPTKGKHATRSVPTNAPGSKFRPTTRIGLGGVAIGNGFASTSDAQAQATLETAWAAGVRYFDTSPWYGLGLSERRFGRFLHTRDANEYVLSTKVGRILTAADAPPPKLLWSDASPFSYRYDYSAAGVRRSVEDSLQRLGVSRIDIVFIHDLSPDNQDMGDKWTEYFDQAVEGAIPELTKMREEGLIKAWGFGVNRAEPALRALEVSAPDIFLLATQYSLTNHEEALSKTFPALEKRGISVVVGSPLDAGYLAGRNRYLYGGTIPPGVQEKRARMSAIAAKHGIDLRTAALQFAAAPSVVSSVIPGARTPEQVKANVQSMKVAIPDTFWEALKKEGLIARDAPVPSKA, from the coding sequence ATGCGTACTCGACGCCAATTCCTTTCCGCCGCCGCCACCGGGGCCGCCGCGTTCGCCGCCGCGCCCCTGCTCGCCAGCGCCGCGGGCGAAGGCGCGGTGATGCCGACGAAGGGCAAACACGCCACCCGGTCCGTTCCCACCAACGCTCCGGGCAGCAAGTTCCGGCCCACCACCCGCATTGGCCTGGGCGGCGTGGCCATTGGCAATGGCTTCGCGTCCACCAGCGACGCACAGGCACAGGCCACCCTGGAGACCGCCTGGGCCGCTGGCGTGCGCTACTTCGACACGTCACCCTGGTACGGCCTGGGCCTGAGTGAGCGCCGCTTCGGCCGCTTCCTGCACACCCGCGACGCGAACGAGTACGTGCTGTCCACGAAGGTGGGCCGCATCCTCACCGCCGCAGACGCGCCGCCGCCAAAGCTGCTGTGGAGCGACGCCTCCCCGTTCAGCTACCGGTACGACTATTCGGCCGCCGGAGTGCGCCGCTCCGTCGAGGACAGCCTGCAGCGGCTCGGCGTGTCGCGCATCGACATCGTGTTCATCCACGACCTGTCGCCGGACAACCAGGACATGGGCGACAAGTGGACGGAGTACTTCGACCAGGCCGTTGAGGGCGCCATCCCCGAGCTGACGAAGATGCGCGAGGAAGGCCTCATCAAGGCCTGGGGCTTCGGCGTCAACCGAGCGGAGCCCGCGCTGCGCGCCCTCGAGGTCAGCGCCCCGGACATCTTCCTGCTGGCCACGCAGTACTCGCTGACGAACCACGAGGAGGCCCTGAGCAAGACGTTCCCCGCCCTGGAGAAGCGCGGCATCTCCGTGGTGGTGGGCTCGCCGCTCGACGCCGGCTACCTCGCCGGACGCAACCGCTACCTCTACGGCGGCACCATTCCGCCCGGCGTGCAGGAGAAGCGCGCCCGCATGAGCGCGATTGCCGCGAAGCACGGCATCGACCTGCGCACAGCCGCGCTCCAGTTCGCCGCCGCGCCTTCCGTCGTCTCCTCCGTCATTCCTGGAGCGCGCACGCCCGAACAGGTGAAGGCGAACGTGCAGTCCATGAAGGTCGCGATTCCAGACACCTTCTGGGAGGCACTGAAGAAGGAAGGGCTGATTGCGCGGGACGCGCCCGTCCCTTCCAAGGCCTGA
- a CDS encoding oxygenase MpaB family protein, with amino-acid sequence MNRFALRDLTDRLDAQTQHEDIVRILATREFPWDVEQALSFALFRTYAVPSIGVLLHDTGEFTQRTQKRYDDTVLILDTILEHGMASQEGRSAFRRMNQMHGAYDISNDDMRYVLSTFVVMPVRWIADFGWRPLTPHEVTAWTNYYRAVGRHMGIQDIPETYEAFSSFMDGYEAEHFAFDARSKAVADATLELLTTFPPTNLAPKRLVTLFARTLMEDALLDAFNYPHPSGLSRKVFRMALKARGTFVRYALSPRKEPAYARKRANIRSYPQGFSVESLGTFPKTCPVKHGAAATPDAPSKGNP; translated from the coding sequence ATGAACCGCTTCGCGCTGCGTGACCTCACCGACCGTCTCGACGCCCAGACCCAACACGAAGACATCGTCCGCATCCTCGCCACCCGGGAGTTCCCCTGGGACGTCGAACAGGCGCTCAGCTTCGCGCTGTTCCGCACCTACGCGGTGCCCAGCATCGGCGTCCTCCTGCACGACACGGGCGAGTTCACCCAGCGCACCCAGAAGCGCTACGACGACACCGTGCTCATCCTGGACACCATCCTGGAGCACGGCATGGCCAGCCAGGAAGGCCGGAGCGCCTTCCGGCGCATGAACCAGATGCACGGCGCCTATGACATCTCCAACGATGACATGCGCTACGTGCTCTCCACCTTCGTGGTGATGCCCGTGCGCTGGATTGCGGACTTCGGCTGGCGGCCGCTCACGCCGCATGAAGTGACGGCATGGACGAACTACTACCGCGCCGTCGGCCGCCACATGGGCATCCAGGACATCCCGGAGACCTACGAGGCCTTCAGCTCGTTCATGGACGGCTACGAAGCCGAGCACTTCGCCTTCGACGCGCGCAGCAAGGCCGTCGCGGACGCCACCCTGGAGCTGCTCACCACCTTCCCGCCGACGAACCTCGCACCCAAGCGGCTGGTCACCCTCTTCGCGCGCACGCTGATGGAGGACGCCCTGCTGGACGCGTTCAACTACCCCCACCCGTCCGGCCTCAGCCGCAAGGTGTTCCGTATGGCGCTCAAGGCGCGCGGCACGTTCGTGCGCTACGCGCTGTCTCCGCGGAAGGAGCCCGCCTACGCCCGGAAGCGCGCCAACATCCGCAGCTACCCGCAGGGCTTCTCAGTCGAATCCCTGGGCACCTTCCCCAAGACGTGCCCCGTGAAGCACGGCGCCGCCGCCACTCCAGACGCGCCATCCAAAGGCAACCCCTGA
- a CDS encoding alpha/beta hydrolase, with protein sequence MNLDPSTQKFVSDLAASNSPPLYTLTPEQAREVLLKAQSIPVSMPDADVEERKLPVGPRGSVRTLLFRPKGSKERLPVLMFVHGAGWVMGDARTHERLVRELVKGANVAAVFVDYGRSPENKFPVAIEEAYAATKYVAEHPDEFNVDARRMALVGDSVGGNMATVVSMLAKERGGPSIRFQVLFYPVTDANFDNGSYQEFAEGPWLTRKAMKWFWDAYLPEAGKRVDPHVSPLRASLDQLKGLPPALVITDENDVLRDEGEAYAAKLSEAGVNVTQVRFLGTHHDFVMLNALAQTPATRGAIELTTTKLREWLHAS encoded by the coding sequence ATGAACCTGGACCCCTCCACACAGAAGTTCGTCTCGGACCTGGCGGCGTCGAACAGCCCGCCGCTGTACACCCTGACGCCAGAGCAGGCGCGGGAAGTCCTCCTCAAGGCGCAGTCGATTCCAGTGTCCATGCCGGACGCGGACGTGGAGGAACGCAAGCTGCCCGTGGGGCCCAGGGGCTCCGTCCGGACGCTGCTCTTCCGGCCGAAGGGGAGCAAGGAGCGCCTGCCGGTGCTGATGTTCGTCCACGGCGCGGGCTGGGTGATGGGAGATGCCAGGACGCACGAGCGGCTGGTGCGGGAGTTGGTCAAGGGGGCGAATGTCGCCGCGGTGTTCGTGGACTATGGCCGCTCGCCTGAGAACAAGTTCCCCGTGGCCATCGAAGAGGCCTATGCCGCGACGAAGTACGTGGCGGAGCACCCGGACGAGTTCAACGTGGACGCCCGCCGCATGGCGCTGGTGGGGGACAGCGTCGGGGGGAACATGGCGACCGTCGTCAGCATGCTCGCGAAGGAGCGTGGTGGCCCGTCCATCCGCTTCCAGGTGCTCTTCTATCCCGTCACCGACGCCAACTTCGACAACGGCTCCTACCAGGAGTTCGCGGAGGGGCCTTGGCTGACGCGCAAGGCGATGAAGTGGTTCTGGGATGCCTACCTGCCGGAGGCCGGCAAGCGCGTGGACCCGCATGTGTCCCCGCTGCGGGCGTCACTGGACCAGCTCAAGGGGCTGCCTCCCGCGCTGGTCATCACCGATGAGAACGACGTGCTGCGTGACGAGGGTGAGGCCTACGCGGCGAAGCTCTCCGAGGCGGGTGTCAACGTCACCCAGGTCCGCTTCCTGGGGACGCACCACGACTTCGTCATGCTCAATGCGCTGGCGCAGACGCCGGCGACGCGGGGCGCCATCGAGCTGACCACCACCAAGCTGCGCGAGTGGTTGCACGCGAGCTGA
- a CDS encoding metallophosphoesterase family protein: protein MRILKLEAEPLYLWPYLSAAPRGGTETQNLPLLQGKVDALPAGLDALVVTSDLQGVAPRALLGGAVALLGEVLADGLASLSAEGVLPPLEHTGVVLAGDLFSDDTALVRGASGDVRSVWDAFGRQFRWVAGVAGNHDTFGTARERAQFFRQRPEQQMLDGDVVDVDGLRVGGVSGIIGRPDKPGRRDEEAFLRSLRDVIRQDPELLVLHQGPDVPGTRMRGSAAIREGLPARDDLLVICGHAHWDTPLVALPAGPQVLNVDSRAVILTC, encoded by the coding sequence ATGCGAATCCTGAAGCTCGAAGCGGAACCGTTGTACCTGTGGCCCTACCTCTCCGCGGCCCCCAGAGGTGGAACCGAAACCCAGAACCTGCCCCTCCTGCAGGGGAAGGTCGACGCATTGCCAGCGGGGCTGGATGCCCTGGTGGTGACGTCGGACCTGCAGGGAGTGGCGCCTCGCGCGCTGCTGGGAGGCGCGGTGGCCCTGCTGGGAGAAGTCCTGGCGGATGGGCTCGCATCCTTGAGTGCGGAGGGCGTGTTGCCTCCGCTTGAGCACACGGGCGTGGTGCTGGCGGGGGACCTGTTCTCCGACGACACCGCGCTGGTGCGGGGGGCATCAGGGGACGTGCGGTCCGTATGGGATGCCTTTGGACGACAGTTCCGCTGGGTGGCGGGCGTGGCAGGAAATCACGACACCTTTGGCACTGCGCGCGAGCGGGCGCAGTTCTTCCGCCAGCGTCCGGAGCAGCAGATGCTCGATGGCGACGTGGTGGATGTGGATGGGCTTCGGGTGGGCGGCGTGAGCGGCATCATCGGCCGTCCGGACAAGCCGGGCCGGCGCGACGAAGAGGCGTTTCTCCGGAGCCTTCGTGACGTCATACGGCAGGACCCGGAGCTGCTGGTGCTCCACCAGGGACCCGATGTGCCTGGAACGCGCATGCGTGGAAGCGCGGCCATCCGGGAGGGCCTGCCGGCCCGTGACGACCTGTTGGTGATTTGTGGCCACGCGCACTGGGACACGCCGCTGGTGGCGCTGCCCGCGGGGCCTCAAGTCCTCAACGTGGACAGCAGGGCCGTGATTCTCACGTGCTGA